In Pseudomonas fakonensis, one DNA window encodes the following:
- a CDS encoding MetQ/NlpA family ABC transporter substrate-binding protein — MLEKLFRPVAAIALTLGLSATALAAEPLKIGTTAAFAIPLEAAVEEAHKQGLEVKLIEFSDWIAPNVSLNSGDIDVNYFQHIPFLENAKAAAGFDLVPYAPGIINNVGLYSKKYKSFAELPEGASVAIANDPINSGRGLQLLAKAGLITLKPGVGYKATEDDIIANPKKIKILQVEAVQLVRAYDDADLVQGYPAYIRLANTFDATSALLFDGLENKEYVIQFVIRPQEKNDPRLARFIDIYQHSPAVRAALDKAHGTLYQAGWEG; from the coding sequence ATGCTTGAGAAACTGTTCCGGCCCGTCGCGGCCATCGCCCTGACCCTCGGCCTGTCCGCCACGGCACTGGCGGCCGAGCCGCTGAAGATCGGCACCACTGCGGCCTTCGCCATCCCGCTGGAAGCCGCAGTCGAAGAGGCCCACAAACAAGGCCTTGAAGTGAAGCTGATCGAGTTCAGCGACTGGATCGCGCCCAACGTCAGCCTCAACAGCGGCGACATCGACGTGAACTACTTCCAGCACATCCCGTTCCTGGAAAACGCCAAGGCCGCCGCCGGCTTCGACCTGGTGCCCTACGCCCCTGGCATCATCAACAACGTCGGCCTGTACTCGAAAAAGTACAAAAGCTTCGCTGAACTGCCCGAAGGCGCCAGCGTGGCCATCGCCAACGACCCGATCAACAGCGGCCGTGGCCTGCAACTGCTGGCCAAGGCCGGGCTGATCACCCTCAAGCCTGGCGTGGGTTACAAGGCTACCGAAGACGACATCATCGCCAACCCGAAGAAAATCAAAATTCTTCAGGTCGAAGCCGTGCAGCTGGTGCGCGCCTACGACGACGCCGACCTGGTGCAGGGCTACCCGGCCTACATCCGCCTGGCCAACACCTTCGATGCCACCTCTGCGCTGCTGTTCGACGGCCTGGAAAACAAGGAGTACGTGATCCAGTTCGTCATACGCCCGCAAGAGAAGAACGACCCGCGCCTGGCCAGGTTCATCGACATCTACCAGCACTCGCCAGCCGTACGCGCCGCCCTGGACAAGGCCCATGGCACGCTGTACCAGGCCGGCTGGGAAGGCTGA
- the dibA gene encoding phosphodiesterase DibA, translated as MSVSVRDALRMAALYLVLSMLWLGLSELVLRSMSDDLLALTVGRQINVVVWVLLSALLIFVSRARLLNFIGIGARLRSEDRERLRMAAAVFDSTLEGVLVTDRNGLIVHVNRAFMRITGYQQDEVIGQRPNKFKSGRHGAPFYQQIYATLSEKGEWSGEIWNRRKSGEIYPQWQTICAIRDDGGDLSHYVAVFSDISAIKHSEEELAYLAHHDPLTGLPNRLLFNDRVEQALAAAQANKRGCALLLLDLDHFQSINDGLGHTIGDQLLKQVGERLREVLGASVTLARLGGDEFGVLAENCQQVGQAGKLAQAIIERLREPFECDDHRLFISASIGISLFPSDALGAEQLLRNADSALFKAKGNGRACYALYTEELTAHAQHRVETAGELRRALEQEELRVFFQPVHDLHSAKMIGVEALVRWQHPSRGLVPPGEFIPIAERTGLIAEIDAWVLRQSCRQMVRWQAEGKRLDFVAVNISSRLFGQHELYRQVAEVLHETGLDPALLELEVTESAVMEEPEVALEQLHRLRELGINLAIDDFGTGYSSLLRLKRLPVQKLKIDQGFVAGLPFDDDDIAIVRVIIALARSMGMQVHAEGIEQAEQASFLLEQQCQLGQGYWFGRPVPAAELHWG; from the coding sequence ATGTCTGTTTCCGTTCGCGACGCCTTGCGCATGGCTGCGCTTTACCTGGTGCTTTCGATGCTCTGGCTGGGGTTGTCCGAGCTTGTGTTGCGGAGCATGTCCGATGACCTGTTGGCGCTCACCGTCGGTCGGCAGATCAACGTGGTGGTGTGGGTGCTGCTCAGCGCGCTGCTGATTTTTGTCTCGCGCGCCCGCCTGCTCAACTTTATCGGCATCGGTGCGCGCCTGCGCAGCGAGGACCGTGAGCGCCTGCGCATGGCCGCAGCGGTGTTCGACAGCACGCTGGAAGGGGTGCTGGTGACCGACCGTAACGGCCTGATCGTGCACGTCAACCGGGCCTTCATGCGCATCACCGGCTACCAGCAGGACGAAGTCATTGGCCAGCGGCCGAACAAGTTCAAGTCGGGCCGCCATGGCGCGCCGTTCTACCAGCAGATCTACGCCACCCTGAGCGAGAAGGGCGAGTGGAGCGGCGAAATCTGGAACCGTCGCAAAAGCGGCGAAATTTACCCGCAATGGCAGACGATCTGCGCCATTCGCGACGATGGCGGTGACCTCAGCCACTACGTGGCAGTGTTCAGTGACATCAGCGCGATCAAGCACAGCGAGGAAGAGCTGGCCTATCTGGCCCACCACGACCCGCTGACCGGCCTGCCCAACCGCCTGCTGTTCAACGACCGGGTCGAGCAGGCGCTGGCTGCAGCGCAAGCGAATAAACGCGGTTGCGCCCTGCTGCTGCTCGACCTCGATCATTTCCAGAGCATCAACGATGGCCTTGGCCATACCATTGGCGATCAGTTGCTCAAGCAAGTGGGCGAGCGCCTGCGCGAGGTGTTGGGTGCCAGTGTGACCCTGGCCCGGCTTGGCGGCGACGAGTTCGGCGTGCTGGCCGAGAACTGCCAGCAAGTGGGCCAGGCCGGCAAGCTGGCCCAGGCCATCATCGAGCGGCTGCGCGAACCCTTCGAGTGCGATGACCACCGCCTGTTCATCAGCGCCAGCATCGGCATCAGCCTGTTCCCCAGTGACGCGCTGGGCGCCGAACAGCTGCTGCGCAACGCCGACTCTGCGCTGTTCAAGGCCAAGGGCAATGGCCGCGCCTGCTATGCGCTGTACACCGAGGAGCTGACCGCCCACGCCCAGCACCGGGTAGAAACCGCCGGCGAGCTGCGCCGGGCGCTGGAGCAGGAAGAACTGCGGGTGTTCTTCCAGCCGGTGCACGACCTGCACAGCGCCAAGATGATCGGCGTCGAGGCCCTGGTGCGCTGGCAGCACCCCTCGCGCGGGCTGGTGCCGCCGGGGGAGTTCATCCCGATCGCCGAGCGCACCGGGCTGATTGCCGAGATCGATGCCTGGGTACTGCGCCAGTCGTGCCGGCAGATGGTGCGCTGGCAGGCTGAAGGCAAGCGCCTGGACTTCGTTGCGGTGAACATCTCCAGCCGGCTGTTCGGCCAGCACGAGCTGTACCGCCAGGTGGCCGAGGTGCTGCACGAAACCGGCCTGGACCCGGCGTTGCTGGAGCTTGAGGTCACCGAAAGCGCGGTAATGGAGGAGCCCGAGGTGGCGCTGGAGCAGCTGCACCGCCTGCGCGAACTGGGCATCAACCTGGCCATCGACGACTTTGGTACCGGTTATTCATCGCTACTGCGGCTCAAGCGCCTGCCGGTGCAGAAGCTCAAGATCGACCAGGGCTTCGTCGCCGGCCTGCCGTTCGACGATGACGACATCGCCATTGTGCGGGTGATCATCGCCCTGGCCCGCAGCATGGGCATGCAGGTGCATGCCGAGGGGATCGAACAGGCCGAGCAGGCCAGTTTCCTGCTGGAGCAGCAGTGCCAGCTGGGGCAGGGCTACTGGTTTGGGCGGCCGGTGCCGGCTGCGGAGCTGCACTGGGGCTGA
- a CDS encoding GGDEF domain-containing protein — translation MAKDHPTTGTPRPEAAQTLLALLHAQGEVARLSEREQLYSSLLDSVNAVLWAFDWETRQVLYVSPAFERIFGRPASLVLADYNEWRDAIYPDDLEYAERSLAQVLVKGTVEDREYRILNAAGEVRWLSDKCYINQQREGDQRVIIVGIAEDITEKKQLEGELQRLATTDVLTQSSNRRHFFECAQQAFDSAREDGTPLAFLLLDIDDFKQINDSYGHQEGDQVLQRIADSGKAVLRRGDLFGRIGGEEFAAVFPGCSAQVAEQIAERLQREIQRLSFTHGQQTYGVTVSQGLTGLTDDDETLDTLFARADAAMYQAKRQGKNQIIRG, via the coding sequence ATGGCCAAAGACCACCCCACCACCGGCACTCCCCGCCCGGAAGCCGCCCAGACCCTGCTCGCCCTGCTCCACGCCCAAGGTGAAGTGGCGCGCCTTAGCGAACGCGAACAGCTGTATTCCTCGCTGCTCGACAGCGTCAACGCCGTGTTGTGGGCCTTCGACTGGGAAACCCGCCAGGTACTCTACGTGAGCCCGGCCTTCGAGCGCATTTTCGGCCGCCCGGCCAGCCTGGTGCTGGCCGACTACAACGAGTGGCGCGACGCGATCTACCCGGACGACCTCGAGTACGCCGAACGCAGCCTGGCCCAGGTGCTGGTCAAGGGCACCGTCGAGGACCGCGAGTACCGCATTCTCAATGCCGCCGGCGAGGTGCGCTGGCTCAGCGACAAGTGCTACATCAACCAGCAGCGCGAAGGTGACCAGCGGGTGATCATCGTCGGCATCGCCGAGGACATTACCGAGAAAAAACAGCTCGAAGGCGAGCTGCAACGCCTGGCCACCACCGACGTGCTCACCCAGAGCAGCAACCGCCGGCACTTCTTCGAATGTGCCCAGCAAGCCTTCGACAGCGCCCGCGAAGACGGTACGCCCTTGGCGTTCCTGCTGCTGGACATCGACGACTTCAAGCAGATCAACGACAGCTACGGCCACCAGGAAGGCGACCAGGTGCTGCAACGCATCGCCGACAGTGGCAAGGCCGTGCTACGCCGTGGCGACCTGTTCGGGCGCATTGGCGGTGAAGAGTTCGCGGCCGTCTTCCCCGGCTGCAGCGCCCAGGTGGCCGAGCAGATCGCCGAACGCCTGCAACGCGAGATCCAGCGCCTGAGCTTTACCCACGGGCAGCAAACCTACGGTGTTACGGTGAGCCAGGGTTTGACCGGGCTGACCGACGACGACGAAACCCTCGACACCCTGTTCGCTCGGGCCGATGCGGCGATGTACCAGGCCAAGCGGCAGGGCAAGAACCAGATCATCAGAGGTTGA
- a CDS encoding LLM class flavin-dependent oxidoreductase, whose translation MAKQIRLNAFNMNCIGHINHGLWTHPRDTSTQYKTLDYWTNLARLLERGLFDGLFIADIVGTYDIYGQSLDVTLKESIQLPVNDPLLLVSAMAAVTRHLGFGLTANLTYEAPYLFARRLSTLDHLSNGRVGWNIVTGYLDSAARAMGLRQQPEHDRRYDQADEYLQVLYKLLEGSWEDDAVVADRAQRVYTRPDKVHKVSHHGEFYDVEGYHLCEPSPQRTPVLFQAGSSARGLAFAGNHAECVFISGQDKAATRAQVDKVRAAAAAAGRDPQAVKVFMGITVIVAPTEHEAQALHAEYLRHASPEAGVAHFAASTGVDFAAYGLDEPIGFSQGNAIQSATRQLQDNAWTRRRLLQQHALGGRYVTLVGAPEQVAEQLIGWVDDTGLDGFNLTRTVTPESFEAFIDLVVPQLQQRGRYKTAYADGTLREKLFASQPHLPAGHPGARYRTTHIPAPTGVLRHA comes from the coding sequence ATGGCCAAACAGATACGGCTCAATGCCTTCAACATGAACTGCATCGGGCACATCAACCACGGCCTGTGGACCCACCCGCGGGACACCTCCACCCAGTACAAGACCCTCGACTACTGGACCAACCTGGCCCGCCTGCTGGAACGGGGGCTGTTCGACGGGCTGTTCATCGCCGATATCGTCGGCACCTACGATATCTATGGCCAGTCGCTGGACGTGACGCTGAAAGAGTCGATCCAATTGCCGGTCAACGACCCGCTGCTGCTGGTGTCGGCCATGGCGGCGGTCACCCGGCACCTGGGCTTCGGCCTGACGGCCAACCTCACCTATGAAGCGCCCTACCTGTTCGCCCGGCGCCTCTCCACCCTCGACCACCTGAGCAACGGCCGGGTGGGCTGGAACATCGTCACCGGCTACCTCGACAGCGCCGCCCGGGCCATGGGCTTGCGCCAGCAGCCCGAGCACGACCGGCGCTACGACCAGGCCGACGAGTACCTGCAGGTGCTGTACAAGCTGCTCGAAGGCAGCTGGGAAGACGACGCGGTGGTCGCCGACCGCGCGCAACGGGTGTACACCCGGCCCGACAAGGTGCACAAGGTCAGCCACCACGGCGAGTTCTACGACGTCGAGGGCTACCACCTGTGCGAGCCCTCGCCGCAACGCACCCCGGTGCTGTTCCAGGCCGGCAGCTCGGCGCGCGGGCTGGCGTTTGCCGGCAACCACGCCGAGTGCGTGTTCATCAGCGGGCAGGACAAGGCCGCCACCCGCGCCCAAGTCGACAAGGTGCGCGCCGCTGCTGCCGCGGCCGGCCGCGACCCACAGGCGGTCAAGGTGTTCATGGGCATCACGGTGATCGTCGCGCCCACCGAACACGAGGCCCAGGCGCTGCACGCCGAGTACCTGCGCCATGCCAGCCCCGAGGCCGGCGTCGCCCACTTCGCCGCTTCTACCGGTGTCGATTTTGCCGCCTACGGCCTGGACGAGCCGATCGGCTTCAGCCAGGGCAACGCCATCCAGTCGGCGACCCGCCAGTTGCAGGACAACGCCTGGACCCGCCGTCGCCTGTTGCAACAGCACGCCCTGGGCGGGCGCTACGTGACCTTGGTCGGCGCCCCCGAACAGGTGGCCGAGCAACTGATCGGCTGGGTCGACGACACCGGCCTGGACGGCTTCAACCTGACCCGCACCGTCACCCCGGAAAGCTTCGAAGCCTTCATCGACCTGGTGGTGCCGCAACTGCAGCAACGCGGCCGCTACAAGACCGCCTACGCCGACGGCACCCTGCGCGAAAAACTGTTCGCCAGCCAACCGCACCTGCCCGCCGGCCACCCCGGCGCCCGCTACCGCACCACCCACATCCCTGCCCCGACTGGAGTCCTGCGCCATGCTTGA
- a CDS encoding methionine ABC transporter ATP-binding protein, translating into MSQASALRAPTTHAAPPAAREQALRPQVNEAQVRFIGLGKTYPGQAQPALHGINLNIRSGEIFGIIGRSGAGKSSLLRTINRLEQPSQGRVLIDQVDIAPFNEDQLVALRRRIGMIFQHFNLMSAKTVWQNVELPLKVAGVGKPERQRKVRELLELVGLGDKHQVYPAQLSGGQKQRVGIARALVHDPEILLCDEATSALDPETTASILDLLRDINQRLGLTVVLITHEMAVIRDICHRVVVLERGEVVEQGEVWQVFGTPRHEVTRTLLAPLQAKLPAALQASLRASPVSRDAAVVLRLQVLGEPDLGALFNDLGGQVRLLQGGVETIGEHALGQLILSVRGSSLAPHQLLERARRRAADVEVLGHVD; encoded by the coding sequence ATGAGCCAGGCCAGCGCCCTACGGGCGCCCACCACGCACGCTGCGCCGCCAGCGGCACGGGAGCAGGCCCTGCGCCCGCAGGTCAATGAAGCCCAGGTGCGCTTCATCGGCTTGGGCAAGACCTACCCCGGCCAGGCGCAGCCTGCGCTGCACGGCATCAACTTGAACATCCGCAGTGGCGAGATCTTCGGCATCATTGGCCGCAGCGGCGCCGGCAAGTCGTCGCTGCTGCGCACCATCAACCGCCTGGAGCAACCCAGCCAGGGCCGGGTGCTGATCGACCAGGTGGACATCGCGCCGTTCAACGAAGACCAGCTGGTTGCCCTGCGCCGGCGCATCGGCATGATCTTCCAGCACTTCAACCTGATGTCGGCCAAGACCGTGTGGCAGAACGTCGAGTTGCCGCTGAAGGTGGCCGGCGTCGGCAAGCCCGAGCGCCAGCGCAAGGTGCGTGAGCTGCTGGAGCTGGTGGGCCTGGGCGACAAGCACCAGGTGTACCCGGCGCAGTTGTCTGGCGGGCAGAAGCAGCGCGTCGGCATCGCCCGCGCGCTGGTGCACGACCCCGAGATTCTGCTGTGCGACGAGGCCACCTCGGCGCTGGACCCGGAAACCACCGCCTCCATCCTTGACCTGCTGCGTGACATAAACCAGCGCCTGGGCCTGACCGTGGTGCTGATCACCCACGAGATGGCGGTGATCCGCGACATCTGCCACCGCGTGGTGGTGCTGGAGCGCGGTGAAGTGGTGGAGCAAGGCGAGGTATGGCAGGTGTTCGGCACGCCGCGCCACGAGGTCACTCGCACCCTGCTGGCACCGCTGCAGGCGAAACTGCCGGCGGCCTTGCAGGCCAGCCTGCGGGCAAGCCCGGTGAGCCGCGACGCGGCCGTGGTGCTGCGCCTGCAGGTGCTCGGCGAACCCGACCTGGGCGCCCTGTTCAACGACCTCGGCGGCCAGGTGCGCCTGCTGCAGGGTGGCGTGGAGACCATCGGCGAGCACGCCTTGGGGCAACTGATCCTGTCGGTGCGCGGCTCGTCGCTGGCCCCCCATCAATTGCTCGAACGCGCGCGCCGCCGGGCCGCCGATGTGGAGGTACTGGGCCATGTGGATTGA
- a CDS encoding methionine ABC transporter permease encodes MWIERLLQGLLDTLLMVGVSSLVALLVGVPMAVLLVTSDKGSIFEAPALNRVLGAIVNLFRSIPFLILMVALIPFTRLVVGTTYGVWAAVVPLTIAATPFFARIAEVSLREVDHGLIEAAQAMGCRRWHIVWHVLLPEALPGIVGGFTITLVTLINSSAMAGAIGAGGLGDIAYRYGYQRFDSQIMLTVIVMLVALVALIQLGGDRLAKGLNKR; translated from the coding sequence ATGTGGATTGAGCGCTTGCTGCAAGGCTTGCTCGACACCCTGCTGATGGTCGGCGTGTCGTCGTTGGTGGCATTGCTGGTGGGCGTGCCCATGGCGGTGCTACTGGTCACCAGCGACAAGGGCAGCATCTTCGAGGCGCCGGCCCTGAACCGGGTGCTGGGCGCCATCGTCAACCTGTTCCGCTCGATCCCGTTCCTGATCCTCATGGTGGCGCTGATCCCCTTCACCCGCCTGGTGGTCGGTACCACCTATGGCGTGTGGGCAGCGGTGGTGCCGTTGACCATCGCTGCCACGCCGTTTTTCGCGCGCATTGCCGAAGTGAGCCTGCGCGAGGTCGACCACGGCCTGATCGAAGCCGCCCAGGCCATGGGCTGCCGGCGCTGGCACATCGTCTGGCATGTGCTGTTGCCCGAGGCGCTGCCGGGCATCGTCGGCGGTTTCACCATCACCCTGGTGACCCTGATCAACTCCTCGGCCATGGCCGGGGCGATCGGTGCCGGCGGCCTGGGGGACATCGCCTACCGCTATGGCTACCAGCGCTTCGACAGCCAGATCATGCTGACCGTGATCGTCATGCTGGTGGCCTTGGTGGCGCTGATCCAACTGGGCGGGGACCGGTTGGCCAAAGGGTTGAACAAGCGTTGA
- the desA gene encoding delta-9 fatty acid desaturase DesA — protein sequence MWYYGLLDLSAWQLVGVTLLMTHLTIVSVTIYLHRYSAHRALELNAGLKHFFRFWLWLTTAQNTREWTAVHRKHHAKCETPDDPHSPVHKGLATVLRKGAELYREEARNQETLRIYGKNCPDDWLERNVYSRYKLGGIALMAVIDLLLFGTIGITIWAVQMAWIPFWAAGVVNGLGHAVGYRNFECRDAATNLVPWGIIIGGEELHNNHHTYPNSAKLSVRRWEFDMGWMWIRLLSLLRLAKVQRVAPIAHRVEGKASLDMDTAMAILNNRFQIMAQYRKLVIGPLVKQELGKVDASVRHRFRRAKRLLSRETSLLQDRHHLRIESMLAHSQALKTIYEKRLALQQIWARTSANGHDMLAAIKDWVHEAEASGIQSLRDFAAQLKTYSLRPTGA from the coding sequence ATGTGGTACTACGGTTTGCTCGACTTGTCGGCCTGGCAACTGGTCGGCGTCACCCTGCTGATGACTCACCTGACCATCGTCAGCGTGACCATCTACCTGCACCGCTATTCGGCGCACCGCGCGCTGGAGCTGAACGCAGGCCTCAAGCATTTCTTCCGCTTCTGGCTGTGGCTGACCACGGCGCAGAACACCCGCGAGTGGACCGCCGTCCACCGCAAGCACCACGCCAAGTGCGAAACCCCCGACGACCCCCACAGCCCGGTTCACAAGGGCTTGGCCACGGTGCTGCGCAAGGGTGCCGAGCTGTACCGCGAAGAGGCGCGCAACCAAGAAACCCTGCGCATCTATGGCAAGAACTGCCCGGACGACTGGCTCGAGCGCAATGTCTATTCGCGCTACAAGCTCGGCGGCATCGCGCTGATGGCGGTGATCGACCTGCTGCTGTTCGGCACCATCGGCATCACCATCTGGGCAGTGCAAATGGCCTGGATCCCGTTCTGGGCCGCAGGTGTGGTCAACGGCCTGGGCCACGCGGTGGGCTATCGCAACTTCGAGTGCCGCGATGCCGCCACCAACCTGGTGCCTTGGGGCATCATCATTGGCGGTGAAGAGCTGCACAACAACCACCACACCTACCCCAACTCGGCCAAACTGTCGGTGCGGCGCTGGGAGTTCGACATGGGCTGGATGTGGATCCGCCTGCTGAGCCTGCTGCGCCTGGCCAAGGTGCAGCGCGTCGCGCCCATCGCCCACCGGGTCGAGGGCAAGGCTTCGCTGGACATGGACACTGCCATGGCCATCCTCAACAACCGCTTCCAGATCATGGCCCAGTACCGCAAGCTGGTGATCGGCCCGCTGGTTAAGCAAGAGCTGGGCAAGGTCGATGCCTCGGTACGCCACCGTTTCCGCCGCGCCAAGCGCCTGCTGTCGCGGGAAACCAGCCTGCTGCAGGACCGCCACCACCTGCGCATCGAGTCGATGCTGGCCCACAGCCAGGCGCTCAAGACCATCTACGAGAAGCGCCTGGCACTGCAGCAGATCTGGGCCCGCACCAGTGCCAACGGTCACGACATGCTCGCGGCCATCAAAGACTGGGTGCACGAGGCCGAGGCCAGTGGCATCCAGTCGCTGCGCGACTTCGCCGCCCAGCTGAAAACCTACTCGCTACGCCCCACCGGCGCCTGA
- a CDS encoding HDOD domain-containing protein, with protein MSAVDPVPPSVLIVEGDPWVRDMLREMLLSVRCDARLQVCADGSQALNALSSKPDLIIAARELPSGDGLDLLRKVRSGTEKPSLPFILLSERSDPASVKETLRFHPTEYLSKPVNLDKLRKRLEVLLVGDGEAVACPVPALSPGARLTDYLEQRRATADGGPLFADVQKAIKRALDPQGLNLKVLEEEVRDDPQITAVLIAAANSAALHRDAPAQTLLQALNKLGSTQSMNLILGLTLKRSARLSDPLLSQHAAHYWNLSLHTAEYGRTLARLLEVDEGRCYCAGLLHCLGDLAVLRTLQEWRLAGGELDEDQVQLSLNEFGAPFGSALRTRWRLPLNLRELIAAVYQLGGGVYSREILAMNLSGQMARLKPSEGLEKVAGSKTARLLKLGLPELTRMRKVNPHAVAEEEAAKAKAAAEEEAARLAQAAEPEVAEQAAPEEEAAPDEGEDKQA; from the coding sequence ATGAGCGCTGTCGACCCCGTACCCCCTAGCGTGCTGATTGTCGAAGGTGACCCCTGGGTGCGCGACATGCTGCGCGAGATGCTGCTGAGCGTGCGCTGCGATGCCCGCCTGCAGGTTTGCGCCGACGGCTCCCAGGCATTGAACGCGCTTTCGAGCAAGCCCGACCTGATCATCGCGGCCCGTGAACTGCCCAGTGGTGATGGCCTGGACCTGCTGCGCAAGGTGCGCTCCGGCACCGAAAAACCAAGTTTGCCGTTCATCCTGCTGAGCGAGCGCAGCGACCCGGCGAGTGTGAAGGAGACCCTGCGCTTTCACCCGACCGAGTACCTCAGCAAACCGGTGAATCTGGACAAGCTGCGCAAGCGCCTGGAGGTGTTGCTGGTGGGCGATGGCGAGGCGGTCGCCTGCCCGGTGCCGGCGCTGTCGCCCGGGGCCAGGCTGACGGATTACCTGGAGCAGCGCCGGGCCACGGCCGATGGCGGCCCGCTGTTCGCCGATGTGCAAAAAGCGATCAAACGCGCGCTCGACCCCCAGGGGCTCAACCTCAAGGTGCTCGAAGAGGAAGTGCGCGACGACCCGCAAATCACCGCCGTGCTGATTGCCGCAGCCAACAGCGCAGCCCTGCACCGCGACGCCCCCGCGCAGACCCTGTTGCAGGCCCTGAACAAGCTGGGCAGCACCCAGAGCATGAACCTCATCCTCGGCCTGACCCTCAAGCGCAGTGCGCGCCTGAGCGACCCGCTGCTGTCGCAGCATGCCGCGCATTACTGGAACCTGTCGCTGCACACCGCCGAGTACGGCCGCACCCTGGCGCGCCTGCTGGAAGTGGATGAAGGCCGTTGTTATTGCGCCGGGCTGCTGCACTGCCTGGGCGATTTGGCGGTGCTGCGTACCCTGCAGGAGTGGCGCCTGGCAGGGGGCGAGCTGGACGAGGACCAGGTGCAGCTGTCGCTCAACGAGTTCGGCGCGCCGTTCGGTTCGGCGCTGCGTACCCGCTGGCGCCTGCCGCTGAACCTGCGCGAGCTGATCGCCGCGGTGTACCAGCTCGGTGGCGGGGTGTATTCCCGGGAGATCCTGGCCATGAACCTGTCCGGGCAGATGGCCCGGCTCAAGCCCAGCGAAGGGCTGGAGAAGGTCGCGGGTAGCAAGACCGCGCGGTTGCTCAAGCTTGGGCTGCCGGAATTGACCCGCATGCGCAAGGTCAACCCCCATGCGGTGGCCGAGGAAGAAGCGGCCAAGGCCAAGGCGGCGGCTGAGGAAGAGGCTGCGCGGTTGGCCCAGGCTGCTGAACCGGAGGTGGCTGAGCAGGCGGCGCCTGAGGAAGAGGCTGCACCTGATGAAGGTGAGGACAAGCAGGCCTGA
- the gabT gene encoding 4-aminobutyrate--2-oxoglutarate transaminase gives MSKTNESLMQRRVAAVPRGVGQIHPIFVESAKNATVIDVEGRELIDFAGGIAVLNTGHLHPKVVAAVQEQLTKVSHTCFQVLAYEPYVELCEKINKLVPGDFDKKTLLVTSGSEAVENAVKIARAATGRAGVIAFTGGYHGRTMMTLGLTGKVVPYSAGMGLMPGGVFRALFPSELHGVSVDDAIASVERIFKNDAEPRDIAAIILEPVQGEGGFLPAPKELMKRLRELCDKHGILLIADEVQTGAGRTGTFFAMEQMGVAPDLTTFAKSIAGGFPLAGVCGKAEYMDAIAPGGLGGTYAGSPIACAAALAVIDVFEEEKLLDRSKAVGERLTAGLREIQKKHPIIGDVRGLGSMIAVEVFEKGTHTPNAAAVAQVVAKARDKGLILLSCGTYGNVLRILVPLTAEDTLLDKGLAIIEECFAELA, from the coding sequence ATGAGCAAGACCAACGAATCCTTGATGCAACGCCGTGTCGCCGCCGTCCCGCGTGGCGTTGGCCAGATCCACCCGATCTTCGTCGAAAGCGCGAAGAACGCCACGGTGATCGACGTTGAAGGCCGCGAACTGATCGACTTCGCTGGCGGCATCGCAGTACTGAACACCGGCCACCTGCACCCGAAAGTGGTTGCCGCTGTACAAGAGCAGCTGACCAAGGTCAGCCACACCTGCTTCCAGGTGCTGGCCTACGAGCCTTACGTCGAGCTGTGCGAGAAGATCAACAAGCTGGTCCCGGGCGACTTCGACAAGAAGACCCTGCTGGTCACCTCCGGCTCCGAAGCCGTTGAAAACGCCGTGAAGATCGCCCGTGCCGCCACCGGCCGCGCCGGCGTCATCGCCTTCACCGGCGGCTACCACGGCCGTACCATGATGACCCTGGGCCTGACCGGCAAGGTCGTGCCGTACTCCGCTGGCATGGGCCTGATGCCAGGCGGCGTGTTCCGCGCGCTGTTCCCGAGCGAGCTGCACGGTGTCAGCGTTGACGACGCCATTGCTTCGGTCGAGCGCATCTTCAAGAACGACGCCGAGCCGCGCGACATCGCTGCAATCATCCTCGAGCCAGTACAAGGCGAAGGCGGCTTCCTGCCAGCCCCTAAAGAGCTGATGAAGCGCCTGCGCGAGCTGTGCGACAAGCACGGCATCCTGCTGATCGCCGACGAAGTGCAGACCGGCGCTGGCCGTACCGGCACCTTCTTCGCCATGGAGCAGATGGGCGTTGCGCCTGACCTGACCACCTTCGCCAAGTCCATCGCTGGCGGCTTCCCGCTGGCCGGTGTGTGCGGCAAGGCCGAGTACATGGACGCCATCGCCCCGGGCGGCCTGGGCGGTACCTACGCAGGTTCGCCTATCGCGTGCGCCGCGGCCCTGGCGGTTATCGACGTGTTCGAAGAAGAGAAACTGCTGGACCGCAGCAAGGCTGTTGGCGAGCGCCTGACCGCCGGCCTGCGTGAAATCCAGAAGAAGCACCCGATCATCGGTGACGTCCGTGGTCTGGGCTCGATGATTGCCGTGGAAGTCTTCGAAAAAGGCACCCACACCCCGAACGCCGCTGCCGTTGCACAGGTTGTGGCAAAGGCGCGTGACAAGGGCCTGATCCTGCTGTCCTGCGGTACCTACGGCAACGTTCTGCGCATCCTGGTGCCGCTGACCGCCGAAGACACCCTGCTGGACAAAGGCCTGGCCATCATCGAAGAGTGCTTCGCTGAACTCGCATGA